A single Paenibacillus kribbensis DNA region contains:
- a CDS encoding sensor histidine kinase has product MKLLRTTFDHVRLRDKMLLLYFLCVFAPVVLTNLIFYHVTSQNVKEQRMQDISRALEQIKVEFYREFEDAMEISSIFYTDHQLNELLEQTYPHPADYIAAYDSYLRRMLNNTYSPVYHSVGGITIYTDNSTLLNSGGISFIDERVKSLPWYGKIPPGRQSKPIFVRTDDGTGEQLHPFSLIRRMNYFYSQNGREKILKIELRMSSIRDIFHNLNLQGSLFLLNERGDIEYTTDSKININAKAVAYNELQLPKDTIEFKTHYVLTSNLNGWSIVAVVSGDEVLYGMQESRNFVLLLTCMNMLLPTLIIVWITRSLNVRIHRILRYMKKVKNQHFELIPGTESRDEIGQLTGEFNRMTLKIKRLINDVYVADIRRKNVEIQRRHAQLNALHSQINPHFLFNALETIRMRSLMKHEDETARIIHNMARIFRKSLVWNKDRVTLREELELTRCFLEIQQYRFGERIRYEVQARPEDLDYLLPKMVVLTLVENASIHGIEPLKHGGCIEIHFEHQEERLLLTVRDNGVGMSVEQVQRLYSYMQSQEEMGERIGLQNVIYRLKLYYGSRFELAIRSAPGEGTEIRIMIPADWE; this is encoded by the coding sequence ATGAAGCTGCTGCGTACAACATTTGATCATGTCCGGCTGCGGGATAAAATGCTGCTGCTTTATTTCCTCTGTGTGTTTGCGCCCGTAGTGCTGACCAATCTGATTTTTTACCACGTCACCTCGCAAAATGTAAAGGAACAGCGTATGCAGGATATTTCCCGTGCGCTGGAGCAGATCAAAGTTGAATTTTACCGTGAGTTTGAGGATGCGATGGAAATCTCGTCTATCTTTTATACCGATCATCAGCTTAATGAACTGTTGGAGCAAACGTATCCCCACCCCGCTGATTACATTGCTGCCTATGATTCTTATTTACGTCGTATGCTGAACAATACTTACAGTCCTGTATACCATTCTGTGGGTGGAATTACGATCTACACAGATAACTCGACGCTGTTGAATTCCGGGGGAATCAGCTTTATAGATGAGCGGGTCAAAAGCCTGCCCTGGTATGGCAAAATCCCGCCCGGACGGCAGTCCAAGCCTATATTTGTACGCACTGATGACGGTACGGGTGAACAGCTGCATCCCTTTAGCCTGATTCGGCGGATGAATTATTTCTATTCCCAAAATGGCCGCGAGAAAATACTGAAAATAGAGCTGCGGATGTCGTCCATCCGAGATATTTTCCATAATCTGAATTTGCAGGGTAGTCTCTTTCTGCTCAACGAACGGGGAGACATCGAATATACAACCGATTCCAAGATTAATATAAACGCTAAGGCTGTGGCTTATAATGAGCTCCAATTGCCCAAGGACACCATAGAATTCAAGACCCATTATGTGCTGACGAGTAATCTCAATGGCTGGAGCATTGTGGCTGTGGTATCGGGAGATGAAGTGCTGTATGGAATGCAGGAATCCCGCAATTTCGTACTGCTGCTAACCTGTATGAATATGCTGCTGCCTACCTTGATCATCGTCTGGATTACACGTTCGCTGAACGTGCGAATTCATCGTATTTTGAGGTATATGAAAAAGGTGAAAAACCAGCATTTTGAGCTGATTCCCGGTACAGAATCGCGCGATGAAATCGGACAGCTAACAGGTGAATTTAATCGGATGACGCTCAAAATAAAGCGACTGATTAACGATGTATATGTAGCGGATATCCGGCGAAAAAATGTGGAGATTCAGCGGAGACATGCCCAGCTTAATGCACTTCACAGCCAGATCAACCCGCATTTTCTGTTCAATGCACTGGAGACGATTCGTATGCGAAGTCTGATGAAGCATGAGGACGAGACCGCTCGCATCATTCATAACATGGCGCGGATTTTCCGCAAATCGCTGGTGTGGAACAAGGATAGGGTCACATTGCGGGAGGAACTGGAGCTGACCCGTTGTTTTCTGGAAATTCAGCAATACCGCTTTGGTGAGCGGATACGGTACGAAGTGCAGGCACGACCCGAAGATCTGGACTATCTGCTTCCCAAAATGGTTGTGCTGACGCTGGTTGAAAATGCAAGCATTCACGGCATTGAACCGCTAAAGCACGGGGGATGCATTGAGATTCATTTTGAGCATCAGGAGGAGCGGCTGCTGCTAACGGTTCGCGATAATGGAGTCGGCATGTCGGTGGAGCAGGTACAACGGCTGTACAGCTACATGCAAAGTCAGGAGGAAATGGGCGAGCGTATCGGCTTGCAGAATGTCATATACCGTCTGAAGCTTTATTACGGAAGCCGCTTTGAGCTTGCCATTCGCAGCGCACCCGGGGAGGGGACGGAGATTCGTATCATGATTCCCGCAGACTGGGAGTGA
- a CDS encoding AbrB/MazE/SpoVT family DNA-binding domain-containing protein codes for MKRTGMTRSLDSLGRIVIPIEIRANMGIEINELLVFYADIETGFIGLEKYSNGNSCKLCNAIQDLSYFKGSLLCKQCILNMKGNVGVTSTPVPAVKENPVYKKHKAHRPTLQLLKSLRELMREHPEAKQSEYAEWLGVSQSRISQIKKLL; via the coding sequence TTGAAGAGAACAGGTATGACACGTTCCTTGGATTCGTTAGGCAGGATTGTTATCCCTATAGAAATCCGGGCCAATATGGGGATTGAAATTAACGAACTTTTAGTATTTTATGCGGATATTGAGACAGGTTTTATAGGCTTGGAAAAGTATAGTAACGGGAATTCCTGTAAACTGTGTAATGCGATCCAGGATTTAAGCTATTTCAAAGGCTCTCTATTATGTAAGCAATGTATACTCAACATGAAGGGAAACGTAGGTGTAACTTCCACTCCTGTTCCTGCTGTTAAGGAGAATCCTGTGTATAAAAAACACAAAGCCCATCGGCCTACATTACAATTGCTTAAAAGTCTACGGGAACTAATGCGTGAACATCCAGAAGCCAAACAGAGCGAATATGCCGAATGGCTTGGCGTGTCCCAAAGCCGAATATCTCAGATCAAAAAATTACTATAG